Within the Vicinamibacteria bacterium genome, the region GCGAAAGCTCGTCGCCCGCGGGGCTCACGTCAACGCGTTCAACATCCTTAGCCGTCTCCACCCCTCAGACATCGCGAGCATCCTGGGAGAGCTGTCCGAGCATCTGAGGCGCGACGCCTTTCAGACCCTCCACAAGCGGGACATACGGCTTGCGAGCGCCGCCATCTCCGAGCTCGGTCCCGAGCGAGGGGCGTCCCTTCTCTCCGAGATGACTTCTCAGGAAATATCCGTCATTTTGCAGGAGCTCGACCCGGACGATGCGGCTGTCTTCGTGCCCCGCCTTCCGCCGGAGCTTCAAGAGGAAATCCTCGGGGCGATGCGGAAGAAAGAGGCCTCCGACGTCGAGGATCTCCTGCAGTATCCCGATCAGACCGCGGGACGCATCATGAGTCCCAAGGTCTTTTCCCTCAATCAGGACACGACCGTTGAGGAAGCGATCCGACGACTCCAGGACGCGGGCGATCTCGAGATGGTCTTCTACATCTACGTCGTCGACGATCACGGCAACCTCGTGGGGGTCCTTTCCTTGCGCCAGCTCCTTCTGAAAAGGCCCAATACGAAACTCGCCGATATCATGGAGCCCGATGTCATCCGGGTGGCGACGGATACCGATCAGGAGGAGGTCGCTCAGCTCGTCGCCTCCTACAACCTGCTGGCCATCCCCGTCGTGGATTCGTTGAACAAGCTCGTCGGGGTCATCACCGTCGACGACGTCATCGACGTGATCAAGGAAGAGGCGACCGAGGATATGTACCGCCTGGCGGGCCTCGACCGCGAGGAGCGAGTATTCACGCGGCCCCGTACCTCGGTCGCGAAACGCATCCCCTGGCTCGTCTTGAATCTCGGCACCGCCTTCATGGCAGCGCTCGTCGTCAGCCTCTTCGAGAATACGATCAGCCAGTTCGCCCTTCTCGCGGTTTTCATGCCGGTCGTGCCTCTCCTCGGAGGGAATGCCGGTAACCAGACGCTCACGGTGATGGTTCGCGGCATCGCTCTCGGCGAGCTCTCCTGGTCCAACAGCCGTAAGGCTCTCTTCAAGGAAGTGCTGGTCGGCATCGTGAACGGAATCACCATCGGACTGCTCGTCGGTGTCGCCGCGTTCCTTTGGAAGGGCGACCCCTGGCTCGGCGCCGTCCTCGCACTCGCCATGGTAGGCACGCTGCTCGTGGCCGCGGTCATGGGAACGCTCATCCCCCTCGCCCTGAGGTGGCTCAAGGTCGATCCCGCCCTCGCCTCGTCCGTGTTCGTCACCACGGCCACCGACGTGACCGGGTTCCTTTTGTTTCTCGGCCTCGGAGCGCTCTTCTTGTCGCGCTTTCAATAGGCGCCGTGCCGCTTCGCCGCGCTCGAGCCATCGTTCTCCGGACCTACCGCGTGGGCGAGTCCGACAAGATCGCCGTCTTCTACACCGTCGAGCACGGGAAGATTCGCGGGATGGCCAAGGCCGCTCGCCGGCCCCGTTCGCGCTTCGGCTCGTCGCTCGAAGTGGGAACCGAAGTCGATTTGGTCTTCTTCGAGAAACCGAGCCGCGAGCTGG harbors:
- the mgtE gene encoding magnesium transporter, producing the protein MLSTRTPLLAETVRKLVARGAHVNAFNILSRLHPSDIASILGELSEHLRRDAFQTLHKRDIRLASAAISELGPERGASLLSEMTSQEISVILQELDPDDAAVFVPRLPPELQEEILGAMRKKEASDVEDLLQYPDQTAGRIMSPKVFSLNQDTTVEEAIRRLQDAGDLEMVFYIYVVDDHGNLVGVLSLRQLLLKRPNTKLADIMEPDVIRVATDTDQEEVAQLVASYNLLAIPVVDSLNKLVGVITVDDVIDVIKEEATEDMYRLAGLDREERVFTRPRTSVAKRIPWLVLNLGTAFMAALVVSLFENTISQFALLAVFMPVVPLLGGNAGNQTLTVMVRGIALGELSWSNSRKALFKEVLVGIVNGITIGLLVGVAAFLWKGDPWLGAVLALAMVGTLLVAAVMGTLIPLALRWLKVDPALASSVFVTTATDVTGFLLFLGLGALFLSRFQ